In Acidobacteriota bacterium, one genomic interval encodes:
- a CDS encoding DEAD/DEAH box helicase family protein, with amino-acid sequence MQDATNFHRSPILNSPYELPGRHWVLDESRQPTERIGEGRRAVSFISPIPTARKTGRKAQRRLTLDEDIEALETQDGQQYELTKLIGGLRREIAAWRTLPESQWRVTPETARLLKHWRHHRFSSIRPFFCQVEAVETAIWLTEVAPAVGKRGRDFLEKIQADSEQANPGLSRMALKLATGAGKTTVMAMLIAWQTVNAVRHPASRRFTRGFLVVTPGITIRDRLRVLKPNDPDSYYASRELVPPDMLREIDKAKIVITNYHAFGRRETMKLAKGSRALLQGRGPELATRETEGEMLVRVMPELMTVKGVLVLNDEAHHCYREKAGEGEEGKLKGDDRLEAKRNQEAARVWISGLEAAQRKLGLKRVIDLSATPFFLRGSGYAEGTLFPWTVSDFSLMDAIECGIVKLPRVPVVDNVPGAEMPMYRNLWEHIGRKMPKKGRGSGATPDPMSLPKELQTALEALYGHYDKTYRLWEESGIDVPPCFIVVCNNTATSKLVYDYIAGFHRESENGTGTFHNGRLTLFRNFDAAGAPLPRPRTLLIDSQQLESGDALDRGFRAAAADEIDRFRREIVKRTGDRQQAEKLTDQDLLREVMNTVGKAGRLGGDIRCVVSVAMLTEGWDASNVTHVLGLRAFGTQLLCEQVIGRSLRRQSYELNDGGLFDVEYADVFGVPFDFTAKPVVAPPQPPAETVQVKALSPERDDAEIRFPRVTGYRVELPNDRLSASFTEDSVLELTPELVGPTITHNQGIIGEGHDLTPERLDSVRQSTVLYELTRRLLFEHWRDANEEPKLHLFGQLKRITSTWLQDCLRCKGNTYPAQLMMVELADRACEKIAYAVTRSELDHQPVKALLDPYNPIGTTRGVNFTTSRTQRYATRPRCHLNWAILDSTWEGEFCRVLDSHPQVLAWVKNRSLGFDVPYRFGGATHRYVPDFIVTLDYGLGKDEPLHVVVEVKGKRGEDAKAKKEAMDSLWVPAVNTLGCHGRWAFLELEDPHEMQGDFDAGIATALEELASEERAKEAARFLAAIGGTMPDAEYIPRRRSPEAG; translated from the coding sequence GTGCAGGACGCCACGAACTTCCACCGGTCCCCCATCCTCAATTCGCCCTACGAACTGCCTGGGCGGCACTGGGTGTTGGACGAAAGCCGTCAGCCGACGGAGCGAATCGGCGAAGGCCGTCGCGCGGTGTCCTTCATTTCGCCAATTCCCACGGCGAGAAAGACCGGTCGCAAGGCGCAACGGCGGCTCACCCTGGACGAAGACATCGAGGCACTCGAGACGCAAGATGGTCAGCAGTACGAACTGACAAAGCTCATCGGCGGCCTGCGCAGGGAGATTGCCGCCTGGCGCACGCTGCCGGAGTCGCAGTGGCGCGTGACGCCCGAAACCGCGCGCCTGCTCAAGCACTGGCGCCATCACCGGTTCAGCAGCATCCGCCCGTTCTTCTGCCAGGTCGAAGCCGTTGAGACCGCCATCTGGCTGACCGAGGTCGCACCCGCCGTCGGCAAGCGCGGGCGCGACTTTCTGGAGAAGATCCAGGCGGACAGCGAGCAGGCGAACCCGGGACTCTCGCGCATGGCGCTGAAACTCGCCACCGGCGCCGGCAAGACCACCGTGATGGCGATGCTCATCGCGTGGCAGACGGTGAACGCCGTTCGCCACCCCGCGAGCCGGCGCTTCACGCGCGGCTTTCTCGTCGTCACGCCGGGCATCACCATCCGGGACCGGCTGCGAGTACTCAAGCCGAACGACCCGGACAGCTATTACGCCAGCCGCGAACTCGTTCCCCCGGACATGTTGCGCGAGATCGACAAGGCGAAGATCGTCATCACGAACTACCACGCCTTCGGGCGGCGGGAGACGATGAAACTAGCCAAGGGCAGCCGCGCGCTGCTCCAGGGCCGCGGCCCGGAGCTCGCGACCCGCGAGACCGAAGGCGAGATGCTGGTTCGCGTGATGCCGGAACTGATGACCGTGAAGGGCGTCCTCGTCCTGAACGACGAGGCGCACCACTGCTACCGCGAGAAGGCCGGCGAAGGCGAAGAAGGCAAGCTGAAGGGCGATGATCGCCTTGAGGCGAAGCGCAACCAGGAGGCAGCGCGCGTTTGGATCTCCGGCCTGGAGGCGGCCCAACGCAAACTGGGCCTGAAACGGGTCATCGACCTTTCGGCCACGCCGTTCTTCCTGCGCGGCTCCGGCTACGCGGAGGGCACGCTCTTTCCGTGGACCGTCAGCGACTTCTCTCTGATGGACGCGATCGAATGCGGCATCGTCAAGCTCCCACGAGTACCGGTAGTCGACAACGTCCCCGGCGCCGAGATGCCGATGTATCGGAACCTGTGGGAGCACATCGGTAGGAAGATGCCGAAGAAAGGCCGGGGGAGCGGCGCAACGCCCGACCCGATGTCGCTGCCGAAGGAGTTGCAAACGGCTTTGGAGGCCCTCTACGGTCACTACGACAAGACGTACCGCCTCTGGGAGGAATCCGGCATCGACGTGCCGCCCTGCTTCATCGTCGTGTGTAACAACACAGCCACGTCGAAGCTGGTCTACGACTACATCGCGGGCTTCCACCGCGAGTCCGAAAACGGCACGGGGACGTTTCACAACGGTCGCTTGACCCTGTTCCGCAACTTCGATGCTGCCGGGGCGCCGCTGCCCAGACCCCGCACGTTGCTCATCGATAGCCAGCAGCTTGAATCCGGCGACGCGCTCGACAGGGGCTTTCGTGCGGCCGCCGCGGACGAGATCGACCGCTTCCGCCGGGAGATCGTCAAACGCACCGGCGATCGCCAGCAAGCCGAGAAGCTCACGGATCAGGACCTGTTGCGCGAGGTGATGAACACCGTCGGCAAGGCCGGCCGGCTCGGCGGCGACATCCGGTGCGTCGTCTCAGTCGCCATGCTGACCGAAGGCTGGGACGCCAGCAACGTCACTCATGTCCTGGGCCTGAGGGCTTTCGGGACGCAACTGCTCTGCGAACAGGTGATCGGCCGCTCCCTGCGCCGACAGTCCTACGAACTCAACGATGGCGGCCTCTTCGACGTCGAGTACGCGGACGTCTTCGGCGTGCCCTTCGATTTCACCGCCAAGCCCGTCGTAGCGCCGCCTCAGCCGCCCGCCGAAACGGTGCAGGTCAAGGCGCTCTCGCCGGAGCGGGACGACGCGGAGATCCGCTTCCCGCGCGTGACTGGCTACCGCGTCGAACTCCCGAACGACCGCCTCTCCGCCTCATTCACGGAGGACTCCGTGCTCGAGCTCACGCCGGAGCTCGTGGGGCCGACGATCACGCACAATCAGGGCATCATCGGCGAGGGCCACGATCTCACGCCCGAGCGGCTGGACAGCGTCCGCCAGTCAACGGTGCTCTACGAACTGACCAGGCGGCTGCTCTTCGAGCATTGGCGCGACGCGAACGAGGAACCGAAACTGCACCTCTTCGGCCAGTTGAAGCGCATAACCAGCACATGGCTCCAAGACTGCCTCAGATGCAAGGGGAACACCTATCCCGCGCAACTGATGATGGTCGAACTCGCAGACCGCGCCTGCGAGAAGATCGCGTATGCCGTCACCCGCTCAGAGCTGGACCATCAGCCGGTCAAGGCGCTGCTCGATCCCTACAACCCGATCGGCACGACCCGCGGCGTGAACTTCACTACCTCGCGCACCCAACGCTACGCCACCCGGCCTCGCTGCCACCTGAACTGGGCGATCCTCGACAGCACGTGGGAAGGCGAGTTCTGCCGCGTTCTCGACTCGCACCCCCAGGTCCTTGCCTGGGTGAAGAACCGCAGCCTCGGCTTCGACGTGCCGTACCGGTTCGGCGGCGCCACCCACCGCTACGTGCCCGACTTCATCGTGACCCTCGACTATGGCCTCGGCAAAGACGAACCCCTGCACGTCGTGGTGGAGGTCAAGGGCAAGCGTGGAGAAGACGCGAAAGCCAAGAAAGAGGCCATGGACTCCTTGTGGGTGCCTGCGGTCAACACCCTCGGATGCCACGGCCGTTGGGCGTTCCTGGAACTTGAGGATCCGCACGAGATGCAGGGCGACTTCGATGCCGGGATCGCGACCGCACTGGAGGAACTCGCCAGTGAGGAGCGCGCCAAGGAGGCCGCCCGGTTCCTCGCCGCGATCGGCGGCACAATGCCCGACGCCGAGTACATTCCGCGACGCCGGAGCCCGGAAGCGGGATGA
- a CDS encoding type II toxin-antitoxin system VapC family toxin: MILVDTSVWIDNLRAPNRELQERVEAQEVLCHAMVVGELACGNLPERDRFLEQLEGLPSLKTPSDHDLLALIERHAWMGRGIGYVDANLLGAVLEDGNATLWTTDRKLRQLAEELGIAHVPGSVDG; encoded by the coding sequence ATGATCCTGGTGGACACCTCCGTCTGGATCGACAATCTCCGCGCTCCCAATCGGGAGTTGCAGGAGCGCGTGGAGGCCCAGGAAGTGCTCTGTCATGCCATGGTGGTCGGCGAGCTCGCATGTGGAAACCTGCCCGAGCGCGACCGCTTCCTCGAGCAGCTCGAGGGTCTGCCGTCGCTCAAGACTCCGTCCGACCATGACCTCCTGGCCTTGATCGAACGACACGCCTGGATGGGAAGAGGGATCGGCTACGTGGACGCCAACCTCCTCGGCGCCGTGCTCGAGGACGGGAATGCGACCCTGTGGACGACTGATCGGAAACTCCGGCAGCTCGCGGAGGAACTCGGCATCGCCCACGTCCCTGGCTCGGTGGACGGCTAG
- a CDS encoding site-specific DNA-methyltransferase has protein sequence MAKKTKKVETLIHREATRRNIPTAEYQPVMHAYDRDPIRVAYERRNPDLDPQLVWRGKDMQDWSELVVPAPPLFIQEKMHPKVLIDDLGRVSSQTREQEPGDQAIQPDLFGDFNGLPDGDARTEFYQHDANWSNRMILGDSLQVMASLTEREGLRGKVQCIYIDPPYGIKFNSNFQWSTTSRDVKDGKKDHITREPEQVKAFRDTWRDGIHSYLTYLRDRLNVARDLLTESGSVFVQIGDENVHRVRAVMDEVFGAENFLSQISFRVTANLVAGTLGRDSDYLLWYARRRNAVKYRQLFRSRTLADDVGKRYSRVQRPDGTRVPVSRTRRRVAELANEGHAVYRHDNITSQGATPSGTVAFEYQGQTFHPGQARHWTTTKEGLDRLGRAERVGIPSRNSLAYVRFLTDFPVAEHTSVWRDTQTGAFTDRKVFVVQTNTKVVERCFLMTTDPGDLVLDPTCGSGTAAYVAEQWGRRWITIDTSRVALALARARIMGARYPYYLLADSREGQLREAALARKTPSEAPTYNDVRQGFVYERVPHITLKLIANNAEIDVIHERMQADVEAALSDLNHALQNHAIPFTVGTGAREGKKIDFRASPGSSVALPSGESAPANGLLEWEVPREPESDWNEAAREAHERFWQARIARQREIDACIAASADYEQLYDKPYQNNKKVRVAGPFTVESVSPHRLAALDEDDELLVAEPRASHDGGADVSRHEFAHVILENLRTAGVQQARKAGRIVFSSLEPWPGDLVCAEGRYTDGVGKERSAGVFIGPEFGTVSRPDLVSATREAADAGFDALIACAFNFEAHATEFTKLGRVPVLKARMNADLHMADDLKKTNTANLFVIFGEPDIDIEPATGTNGEPDWLQVKIKGVDVFDPSAGEVRSDGPEGIACWFVDTDYNEESFFVRQAYFLGAGDPYKSLRTTLKAEIDPDAWATLHSDTSRPFPKPATGRIAVKVINHLGDEVMKVFGV, from the coding sequence ATGGCGAAAAAGACCAAGAAGGTCGAAACGCTGATCCACCGCGAAGCGACGCGCCGCAACATCCCCACCGCCGAGTACCAGCCGGTGATGCACGCGTACGACCGGGACCCGATTCGCGTCGCCTATGAGCGGCGCAACCCGGACCTCGACCCTCAACTGGTCTGGCGCGGCAAGGACATGCAGGACTGGTCCGAACTCGTCGTGCCCGCTCCGCCGCTCTTCATCCAGGAGAAGATGCATCCCAAGGTACTGATCGACGACTTGGGCCGCGTGAGCAGCCAGACCCGCGAACAGGAGCCCGGCGACCAGGCGATCCAGCCCGACCTTTTCGGCGACTTCAACGGCCTGCCGGACGGCGACGCCAGGACCGAGTTCTACCAGCACGACGCCAACTGGTCCAACCGGATGATTCTCGGCGATTCCTTGCAAGTCATGGCGTCGCTGACCGAACGGGAGGGGCTGCGCGGAAAGGTGCAGTGCATCTACATCGACCCGCCCTACGGCATCAAGTTCAACTCCAACTTCCAGTGGTCAACGACGAGCCGGGACGTCAAGGATGGGAAGAAGGATCACATCACCCGGGAGCCGGAGCAGGTCAAGGCGTTCCGGGATACCTGGCGGGACGGCATTCACTCGTACCTGACCTACCTTCGGGATCGGCTGAACGTGGCACGGGATCTGCTGACCGAGAGCGGATCGGTGTTCGTGCAGATCGGCGACGAAAACGTGCACCGTGTACGGGCGGTGATGGACGAAGTGTTCGGGGCGGAGAACTTCCTGTCACAAATCAGTTTCAGGGTAACGGCGAACCTTGTAGCCGGAACGCTGGGTAGGGATAGTGACTATCTCCTTTGGTACGCACGACGTAGGAACGCGGTGAAGTACCGCCAGTTGTTCCGCTCCCGAACTCTGGCAGATGATGTCGGCAAACGGTACTCGCGCGTTCAGCGACCCGACGGAACAAGGGTGCCAGTATCCAGAACGCGTAGACGAGTGGCGGAACTTGCGAACGAGGGGCATGCAGTCTATCGGCATGACAACATCACGTCGCAAGGGGCGACGCCTTCTGGCACCGTGGCTTTTGAGTACCAGGGCCAGACCTTCCATCCGGGACAGGCGAGACACTGGACCACGACCAAGGAAGGACTCGATCGGCTCGGTCGTGCGGAACGCGTAGGCATACCCTCACGAAACAGCTTGGCCTACGTTCGCTTCTTGACCGACTTTCCGGTTGCTGAGCATACATCGGTGTGGCGTGACACACAGACAGGTGCGTTCACAGACCGGAAAGTGTTTGTCGTCCAGACAAACACTAAAGTGGTCGAGCGCTGCTTTCTCATGACCACCGATCCCGGCGACCTCGTTCTCGACCCAACCTGCGGCTCCGGTACCGCCGCGTACGTCGCTGAGCAGTGGGGCCGGCGCTGGATCACCATCGATACGTCCCGCGTCGCACTCGCCCTCGCCCGCGCACGCATCATGGGTGCGCGCTACCCGTACTACCTGCTCGCTGACAGTCGCGAGGGCCAACTCAGGGAAGCCGCGCTCGCCCGCAAGACTCCATCGGAAGCGCCCACGTACAACGACGTCCGCCAGGGCTTCGTGTACGAACGCGTCCCCCACATCACGCTCAAGCTGATCGCCAACAACGCCGAGATCGACGTGATTCACGAGCGGATGCAAGCCGACGTCGAAGCCGCCCTGAGCGATCTCAATCACGCGCTGCAGAATCACGCCATTCCGTTCACCGTAGGGACCGGTGCACGCGAGGGCAAGAAGATCGACTTCCGGGCTTCACCAGGAAGCTCAGTCGCTCTTCCGTCCGGCGAGTCGGCCCCGGCCAACGGCCTGCTCGAATGGGAGGTACCCAGGGAGCCGGAGAGCGACTGGAACGAGGCCGCGCGCGAGGCGCACGAGCGCTTCTGGCAGGCCCGGATCGCCCGCCAGCGCGAAATCGACGCCTGCATTGCCGCGAGCGCCGATTACGAGCAGCTCTATGACAAGCCCTACCAGAACAACAAGAAGGTCCGCGTCGCCGGCCCCTTCACCGTCGAGAGCGTTTCGCCGCATCGTCTGGCCGCCCTGGACGAAGACGATGAACTCCTCGTCGCCGAGCCCCGCGCGAGCCACGACGGGGGCGCGGACGTGTCCCGCCACGAGTTCGCCCACGTGATTCTTGAGAACCTCCGCACCGCCGGCGTTCAGCAAGCCAGAAAGGCTGGCCGGATCGTCTTCTCGTCTCTGGAGCCGTGGCCGGGCGACCTCGTCTGCGCCGAGGGCCGCTACACCGACGGTGTCGGCAAGGAACGAAGCGCAGGCGTCTTCATCGGTCCGGAGTTCGGCACCGTCTCCCGCCCGGATCTCGTGAGCGCCACTCGCGAGGCCGCCGATGCCGGCTTCGACGCCCTGATCGCCTGCGCTTTCAACTTCGAAGCCCACGCCACCGAGTTCACGAAGCTCGGCCGCGTCCCCGTGCTCAAGGCCCGCATGAACGCCGACCTCCACATGGCCGACGACCTCAAGAAGACAAACACCGCCAACCTCTTCGTCATCTTCGGCGAGCCCGACATCGATATCGAACCCGCCACCGGCACCAACGGCGAGCCGGACTGGCTCCAGGTCAAGATCAAGGGCGTCGACGTCTTCGACCCATCCGCCGGCGAAGTCCGCAGCGACGGCCCCGAAGGCATTGCCTGCTGGTTCGTAGACACCGACTACAACGAAGAGAGCTTCTTCGTCCGTCAGGCCTACTTCCTGGGCGCGGGCGACCCCTACAAGTCCCTCAGAACCACCCTGAAGGCCGAAATCGACCCCGACGCCTGGGCCACTCTGCACAGCGACACCTCCCGCCCCTTCCCTAAACCCGCCACCGGCCGGATCGCCGTCAAGGTCATCAACCACCTCGGCGACGAAGTGATGAAGGTCTTCGGGGTTTGA
- a CDS encoding AAA family ATPase: MLSSFTIRNFKSYEKATLKLGPLTVLVGANASGKSNAVEALRFLSWFAQGNKLGSIRYALQESAQAIRGTVNDLGHGGRRRFSLSCVTKDPKWNQYSVTLERQTDEDLHITDERLTGSFQRVPLFEVVSSQVAGGDIRVAYNNFARGGMKPQVTCTDQMAVLLQLQSSARFGQHQKMAQRVIPETTTRYQGWLSNIVFLDPQPSTMRAYSFKTERTLSGHGANLSGVLFNLCRKAHTKSEVLHFIKALPEQDITKIDFIETPRNEAMVKLTETFGGKQTEYDAALLSDGTLRVLGIAAAVLSAPEGSIVVIEEIDNGVHPSRAKLMLDRLSTVANERNLRVLISSHNPALLDALPDDAVPNVVFCYRDPTTGSSCLQRLVDLPDYPELIAQGAVGHLLTQGILERVVKFRRRPEERRRRAHAWLEAIKKQAG, encoded by the coding sequence ATGTTGTCCAGCTTCACGATAAGGAACTTCAAGAGCTACGAGAAAGCGACGCTGAAGCTCGGGCCGCTGACGGTCCTGGTTGGAGCGAACGCGTCGGGAAAGAGCAATGCCGTCGAGGCTCTCCGTTTCCTCTCGTGGTTCGCACAGGGCAACAAGCTCGGCTCCATTCGCTACGCGCTTCAGGAAAGCGCTCAAGCGATTCGGGGAACCGTAAACGATCTCGGCCACGGAGGCCGCCGGAGGTTCTCGCTATCCTGCGTGACGAAGGATCCGAAGTGGAATCAGTACTCCGTCACGCTCGAGCGACAGACTGACGAGGATCTCCATATCACGGACGAACGACTCACCGGGTCGTTCCAACGCGTCCCGCTCTTCGAAGTCGTGTCTTCACAGGTGGCTGGTGGAGACATTCGCGTCGCGTACAACAACTTTGCGCGCGGGGGCATGAAGCCTCAGGTCACCTGCACCGACCAGATGGCGGTGCTGCTGCAACTCCAGAGTTCGGCACGGTTCGGACAGCACCAAAAGATGGCGCAAAGGGTGATCCCCGAAACGACGACGCGGTATCAGGGCTGGTTGTCGAACATCGTGTTCCTCGACCCGCAACCGTCAACGATGCGAGCATACAGCTTCAAGACGGAACGGACGCTGAGCGGCCACGGCGCGAATCTCTCGGGCGTGTTGTTCAACCTCTGTCGAAAGGCGCATACCAAGAGCGAGGTTCTCCACTTCATCAAGGCTCTACCCGAGCAGGACATCACGAAGATCGATTTCATCGAGACTCCGCGCAACGAGGCGATGGTGAAGCTGACCGAGACCTTCGGCGGAAAGCAGACCGAGTACGACGCAGCCTTGTTGTCCGATGGCACGCTCCGCGTGCTCGGCATCGCCGCGGCGGTACTGTCCGCACCCGAGGGCAGCATCGTCGTGATCGAGGAGATAGACAACGGCGTGCATCCAAGCCGCGCGAAGCTCATGCTAGACAGGCTCTCCACAGTTGCCAATGAGCGAAACCTCCGAGTTCTCATTAGCAGCCACAACCCTGCTCTGCTCGACGCACTGCCGGACGACGCAGTGCCGAACGTGGTGTTCTGCTACCGGGATCCGACGACTGGGTCCAGCTGTCTCCAACGCCTCGTCGACCTTCCGGACTATCCCGAGCTCATCGCCCAAGGAGCGGTGGGCCACCTCTTGACGCAGGGAATCCTCGAGCGAGTCGTGAAGTTCCGGCGGAGGCCGGAAGAGCGCCGACGACGCGCCCACGCCTGGCTGGAGGCGATCAAGAAGCAGGCGGGCTAG
- a CDS encoding sulfatase, which translates to MRCCRLQALALLPLAALALACGADPESALEPAAEAPRRVFLITVDTLRADHLGWHGYPRNTSPRLDEWVERGVVFERAIVQWPKTGPSFASMFTSLYPHTTGLINTAAQTIPDDYVALPAWFQERGFTTAAVISNPVLSRELGWGRGFDHYEQTWVDQATLDAVDELPVEQRPMAFRRHVWADRVNELAHPLLASLASEEQLFVWLHYTDPHAPYLLQPGTENPFIDDEHYTSDQIVDLTGAEGRALGDQRELRYYVAQYDANVWVTDRAIGAMLDEIDALGMGDGSLFVLTSDHGEELNEHGVPFEHGPVPYNSSVHVPLVLVGEPWVDTGARVEQPVELIGLFPTLVELLGEPMPEGFEGRSWAPLLRGQLQADEAETGADSDPIAYADAGAYQRHLRSIQDGEWQLVLRPPNRDHEKPTIELYHLPSDPLQLKDVASEFPDVMDRLGRRLSRWIRDSPQNVTPHTEAARKALEAMGYLE; encoded by the coding sequence ATGCGATGTTGCCGCCTGCAAGCGCTGGCCCTCCTTCCGCTTGCAGCGCTCGCCCTGGCCTGCGGCGCCGATCCTGAGTCGGCGCTCGAGCCGGCGGCCGAGGCACCGCGACGCGTCTTCCTGATCACGGTCGACACGCTGCGCGCCGATCACCTGGGCTGGCATGGCTATCCCCGGAACACGAGTCCGCGGCTCGACGAATGGGTCGAGCGGGGAGTCGTCTTCGAGCGGGCAATCGTCCAGTGGCCGAAGACCGGACCGTCCTTCGCCTCGATGTTCACTAGCCTCTACCCGCACACGACCGGACTGATCAACACGGCCGCGCAGACGATCCCCGACGACTACGTCGCGCTGCCGGCCTGGTTCCAGGAACGCGGCTTCACGACGGCGGCGGTGATCTCCAACCCGGTGCTGAGCCGGGAGCTCGGTTGGGGCCGCGGCTTCGACCACTACGAGCAGACCTGGGTCGACCAGGCGACCCTCGACGCCGTCGACGAACTCCCGGTCGAGCAGCGGCCGATGGCGTTCCGGCGGCACGTGTGGGCCGACCGCGTGAATGAACTGGCCCATCCCCTGCTCGCCTCACTGGCCTCCGAGGAGCAGCTGTTCGTCTGGCTGCACTACACCGACCCGCACGCCCCCTACCTGCTCCAGCCCGGAACCGAGAACCCGTTCATCGACGACGAGCACTACACGAGCGACCAGATCGTCGATCTCACCGGCGCCGAGGGCCGCGCGCTCGGCGACCAGCGGGAACTCCGCTACTACGTCGCCCAGTACGACGCGAATGTGTGGGTGACCGACCGGGCGATCGGCGCCATGCTGGACGAGATCGACGCCCTCGGCATGGGGGACGGGAGCCTGTTCGTGCTGACCTCCGACCACGGAGAAGAGTTGAACGAGCACGGCGTCCCCTTCGAACACGGTCCGGTGCCCTACAACAGCAGCGTCCACGTGCCGCTGGTCCTCGTCGGCGAGCCCTGGGTCGACACGGGCGCACGCGTCGAGCAGCCGGTCGAGTTGATCGGCCTCTTCCCCACTCTGGTCGAGCTGCTGGGAGAACCGATGCCCGAGGGCTTCGAGGGCCGCAGCTGGGCACCTCTGCTGCGGGGACAGCTCCAGGCCGACGAAGCCGAGACCGGCGCCGATTCGGATCCGATCGCCTACGCCGATGCCGGGGCCTACCAGCGTCACCTGCGGAGCATCCAGGACGGTGAGTGGCAACTCGTCCTGCGTCCGCCGAACCGGGACCATGAGAAGCCGACGATCGAGCTCTACCACCTGCCGTCCGACCCGCTGCAACTCAAGGACGTGGCCTCCGAGTTTCCGGATGTCATGGACCGGCTCGGTCGACGCCTGAGCAGATGGATCCGCGATTCGCCGCAGAACGTCACGCCGCACACCGAGGCCGCGCGCAAGGCGCTCGAGGCGATGGGCTACCTGGAGTGA
- a CDS encoding glycosyltransferase produces MTEDEAGPRPFTIERVSVIIPCLNAAETLDAQLEALRRQTWRGEIEVLVADNGSTDGSSELAASWRDRLPGLRVIPAADRKGPAHARNVAAAAATGDVLLFCDADDVVAEGWIDGLLPELERHEAAASRHEIERLNGEQARRLHGDAAQQHGLCSYTNPPFLDHAGGSGFGIRRHVFEALGGFDEEYVALEDTDLCWRLQLAGHRLVFAPEAVVHVRFPATLRGAFRQAVRYGQYNVYIYTRYRPRGMPRLQALPGLLRLGSLLLRSPQLLSRSARGRWIWLAGWRLGRLWGCLSYRTIAF; encoded by the coding sequence GTGACGGAGGACGAGGCAGGGCCGCGGCCGTTCACGATCGAGCGCGTCAGCGTCATCATCCCCTGCCTGAACGCCGCCGAGACCCTGGACGCGCAGCTCGAAGCGCTCCGCCGGCAGACCTGGCGGGGCGAGATCGAGGTGCTGGTCGCGGACAACGGGTCGACCGACGGGTCCTCCGAGCTCGCTGCGTCCTGGCGCGACCGGCTGCCCGGCCTGCGCGTCATACCCGCCGCCGACCGCAAGGGGCCGGCGCACGCCAGGAACGTCGCCGCGGCGGCGGCAACGGGCGACGTCCTCCTGTTCTGCGACGCGGACGACGTAGTCGCCGAAGGCTGGATCGACGGCCTCCTGCCTGAGCTGGAGCGCCACGAGGCCGCGGCGAGCCGCCACGAGATCGAGCGTCTGAACGGCGAACAGGCGCGACGGTTGCACGGCGACGCCGCGCAGCAGCACGGGCTGTGCAGCTACACCAACCCGCCCTTCCTCGACCACGCGGGCGGCTCCGGCTTCGGCATCCGGCGCCACGTCTTCGAGGCCCTCGGCGGTTTCGACGAGGAGTACGTTGCCCTGGAGGACACCGATCTGTGCTGGCGCCTCCAGCTCGCAGGCCACCGCCTCGTCTTCGCTCCCGAGGCGGTCGTCCACGTGCGGTTCCCGGCGACCCTTCGGGGCGCTTTCCGCCAGGCGGTCCGGTACGGGCAGTACAACGTGTACATCTACACGCGGTACCGACCGCGCGGCATGCCGCGGCTGCAGGCGTTGCCAGGCCTGCTGCGACTCGGGTCGCTGCTGCTTCGGAGTCCACAACTCCTATCGAGATCGGCCCGGGGCCGGTGGATCTGGCTCGCCGGCTGGAGGTTGGGGCGGCTCTGGGGCTGCCTGAGCTACCGTACGATCGCGTTCTAG